In Camelina sativa cultivar DH55 chromosome 16, Cs, whole genome shotgun sequence, a single window of DNA contains:
- the LOC104753903 gene encoding uncharacterized protein LOC104753903, giving the protein MGPPTEETQSLTVDCLISPSSADSDREKIKAILPDLEQEILDIKLSKKGAIDTFVWLPTKTGIFSAKSGYYESIKINNSDAPLPPPATREFNWSEYIWHLKTSPKNKLLLRKAVRGALSSRENLRARSINIEGQCPFCGSEETSIHLFFTCPFAVQVWKAAPFKNQLPQGSIHSIRDFIEKAKILVCLPPSGVGHGPLFPWIFWAIWNTRNHKIFNSKPTSPEETLTRAIALGREWCEAQESETPPQPRLTQTSPTYAGSDMIICNVDAAWQKETKTAGCGWIFRNEAIRQHCIGSAPPYGSDHH; this is encoded by the coding sequence ATGGGCCCACCGACAGAAGAAACACAAAGCCTCACGGTGGATTGTTTGATCTCACCTTCAAGTGCAGACTCGGACAGAGAGAAGATTAAAGCCATCCTACCGGACCTTGAACAAGAAATCTTAGACATCAAACTGAGTAAAAAAGGCGCAATTGATACCTTTGTGTGGCTCCCCACAAAGACTGGGATATTTTCAGCCAAGTCGGGATACTATGAAAGCATAAAAATCAACAACTCCGACGCCCCACTTCCTCCACCTGCAACAAGAGAATTCAATTGGTCAGAATACATTTGGCACCTGAAAACTTCACCCAAAAACAAGCTACTCCTACGGAAAGCAGTAAGAGGTGCCCTATCTTCACGCGAAAATCTGCGAGCAAGATCAATCAATATTGAAGGTCAATGCCCTTTCTGTGGATCAGAGGAAACCTCAATCCATCTGTTCTTTACATGCCCGTTCGCTGTACAGGTGTGGAAAGCAGCCCCTTTCAAAAACCAATTACCCCAAGGAAGTATCCACTCAATCCGCGACTTTATTGAAAAGGCTAAGATACTCGTGTGTTTACCACCGAGTGGAGTAGGACATGGCCCCCTATTCCCTTGGATCTTCTGGGCGATCTGGAACACCCGCAACCACAAAATCTTCAATAGCAAACCAACATCACCAGAAGAAACCCTAACTCGAGCTATAGCACTAGGACGGGAATGGTGTGAAGCCCAAGAGTCTGAGACACCTCCTCAACCAAGGTTAACTCAAACTTCCCCTACTTATGCAGGATCTGATATGATCATTTGTAACGTAGATGCGGCTTggcaaaaagagacaaaaaccgCAGGATGTGGTTGGATCTTCCGCAATGAAGCAATCCGCCAACACTGTATAGGATCTGCACCTCCCTATGGATCAGATCACCACTAA